A segment of the Hallerella succinigenes genome:
CGTAGAATGCGGTCGCCTTGAGACTCACCTTGCCAAAGTTCAGCTCCGGTTCCACGGCAAAGGCGTGCGTCATCTTCGGTTCGTCTTCCGTGAGATAATCGGACTTTAAGCCGTAAGCGAGCTGTGCGCTACCGAACGATCCGAACACAAGGTTCGCCGTAACACCCGCGCGGAGGCTGTTATGACTTTCTGTCTGATAACTTTTATAATTGAAGAATGGACGGATCGTATGTTCACCGAGCGCAAGATCATAAGCGATATGCGCATCATAGGTCGTACAGCCTTCTTCGCTGCAGTCGTCAGCATCCGTGCCAAGACCCAAGCCGACCACAAGACCGTAGGCATTCACTTCAAAGCCACGGATGCCGCGTTCCACCATGCCGATCGCGTAATCCGCAGGGTCGTCATAGTTGTAATAACGGAATGCGCCTTCCGCATAAGTGAAGTCTCCCACCTTGAACGCGACCTTCTCACTCAACAGGTACTGGACAAACGCTCCATCATACGCAAAACCCGGAGCCGTTCCATCCCCATCCGCGGAAATTGCCGCTTCCGCAGACCACTTATCCGTAAACTGGATTGCAAATAAAAGGTTAAAAGTCGAACTGTAATCGTGATACCAAGTCCCGCTTACGTTCTGAGCATTGGCTTCGAATTCCACTTCACCAGCGACAGAAAATTTCGGAGCTTCTGCAAAAAGCGGAGAAGCAGCGAGAGCCGTTGCAAGAACCATTTCGATTGTCTTTTTCATTGCATGTTTCCTTATTTGAGGGTTTACAACCTCCTTTATGCAAAAATGATGCCAATCGAAAGTCTTTGAAATCGGAATAAAAAAAGGAAACCGCTCATTTGTCTAAGACAAAAATGTGGTTTCCGATTTCAGAAATGTAAGGAACGTTTAGCCGAAACGTTTGTTCACTTCATCCCAGTTCACGATGCTCCACAAAGCCTTCAGGTAATCCGGACGGCGGTTGCGGTAGTCGATGTAATAGGCATGTTCCCAAACGTCGAACGTGAGCAGCGGAACAAGACCCTTTGTCAGCGGATTCTGGGCGTTGCCTTCCTGCGTAATGACAAGATTACCCGAAGCATCTGCCGAAAGCCATACCCAGCCCGAACCGAAAAGGCCCGCGCCTTTTGCCTGGAATTCTTCCTGGAACTTTTCAAAAGAGCCAAAGTCACGCGCGATGGCATCCGCAATTTTACCCGTGGGAACGTTATTTTCTACAGGCGCCTTGAACTGCAAGAAGTACATGGAATGGTTCAGGAACTGGCCTGCATTATTAAAGACGCCACCATCCGCAGTCTTTACAATTTCTTCCAAAGACTTGCCTTCAAATGCACTGCCGGGGAGGGCCGCATTCAAATTATTCAGGTAAGTCTGCAAGTGCTTACCGTAGTGGAATTCGATGGTTT
Coding sequences within it:
- a CDS encoding superoxide dismutase; this translates as MTQPINGKFEMPVLPYAAADLSPALSAETIEFHYGKHLQTYLNNLNAALPGSAFEGKSLEEIVKTADGGVFNNAGQFLNHSMYFLQFKAPVENNVPTGKIADAIARDFGSFEKFQEEFQAKGAGLFGSGWVWLSADASGNLVITQEGNAQNPLTKGLVPLLTFDVWEHAYYIDYRNRRPDYLKALWSIVNWDEVNKRFG